One Primulina huaijiensis isolate GDHJ02 chromosome 5, ASM1229523v2, whole genome shotgun sequence DNA segment encodes these proteins:
- the LOC140977356 gene encoding protein EFFECTOR OF TRANSCRIPTION 2-like — translation MGSPTAITSTSAAGGRLKREEASSVKHDSTFSQWKILIGASDWKDHSLGKEGAVRYRIHNLPNCTSCPGVYELGVGISRPRLGRDERKLDSSAVVPVYLGQADNVRNRLQQYGREGAHLGNRCSNGEPVGIYQSIFSDRGPGLFTEIFSKGFQIVYRWAPMKNKKDAEITEALLLERFDYAWNKGSNGARRTDDILKKLDLDTRESLFSLLSKKLRLFNRKRVGIEIKNCEPFFLENRDDLCTDIHDGIFSKIFKIRRSQPILVSSPYSSSNVCGVAIGNGSVCTEPRVEGRKRCPEHKGMKVNGFTSKLKIDRKDSSDGYQNHGLTHGVINQPYSFKLHINNSNHLATTCGVILDDGSPCKRPPTHRNKRCMVHKGRRVSRSTPKFVGEEEEQNSLCSGRDVCGVKIEDG, via the exons ATGGGATCTCCGACCGCCATCACATCCACCTCCGCCGCCGGGGGGAGGCTGAAGAGAGAAGAAGCCAGCTCCGTTAAACATGACTCAACTTTCTCCCAATGGAAG ATTCTAATTGGAGCCTCTGATTGGAAAGACCATTCATTGGGAAAAGAAGGGGCAGTAAGGTACAGGATACATAACCTCCCCAATTGCACTTCTTGTCCCGGAGTTTACGAACTGGGTGTAGGTATATCTCGCCCACGACTGGGGAGAGATGAGCGCAAACTTGACTCGAGTGCTGTGGTTCCTGTTTATCTTGGACAAGCTGACAATGTTCGGAATAGACTTCAGCAGTATGGTCGTGAAGGTGCGCATTTGGGGAATCGATGTTCAAATGGTGAGCCGGTCGGCATTTATCAAAGCATTTTTTCCGATAGAGGCCCTGGTTTATTCACTGAGATATTCTCGAAAGGCTTCCAGATTGTTTATAGATGGGCTCCG ATGAAGAATAAGAAGGATGCCGAGATAACTGAAGCACTGCTCCTTGAAAGATTTGATTATGCATGGAACAAAGGAAGCAATGGTGCACGTCGGACTGATGATATACTAAAGAAACTTGACCTCGACACAAGAGAATCTCTGTTTTCTCTTCTTTCCAAGAAGCTACGACTTTTCAATCGCAAGAGAGTAGggattgaaataaaaaattgtgaacCATTTTTCTTGGAGAACAGAGACGATTTATGCACTGACATACACGACggaatattttctaaaatttttaaaattaggaGGTCCCAGCCAATACTAGTGTCATCTCCATACAGTTCTAGCAATGTATGTGGCGTTGCTATAGGCAATGGATCTGTTTGCACCGAGCCAAGAGTTGAGGGAAGAAAACGATGTCCTGAGCACAAAGGTATGAAAGTTAATGGCTTTACTTCAAAGTTGAAGATAGATAGGAAGGATTCCTCCGATGGCTATCAAAATCATGGTTTGACCCACGGAGTTATTAATCAACCTTATTCTTTCAAGCTTCACATCAACAATAGCAACCATTTAGCTACCACTTGTGGTGTTATCTTGGATGATGGATCGCCTTGTAAGAGGCCGCCTACCCACAGAAATAAAAGATGTATGGTGCATAAAGGAAGAAGAGTTTCTCGATCAACACCTAAGTTTgtaggagaagaagaggaacaaaATTCTTTATGTAGCGGCAGGGATGTATGTGGAGTAAAAATCGAAGATGGATAG
- the LOC140977360 gene encoding uncharacterized protein, translating into MYILLQSCLPPPLASPPSIFCKTILASSLRIHNHCASRLCSYVTRLRAKNLQTQIEMNGFGGDQDGEAEDDNGDKDELNPRSGGGFKGGEDEGKDYDKDPEFADIIGSYIDNPEKARSKLEDRLRRKKNKILHTKTGSSKPMQVKFNKFDFSNSYIWLEFYNTPLDKDISLIRDTIRSWHIIGRLGGCNSMNMQLSQSPMEKRPSYDAVQGANVTPTTFYNIGDLEIQDNLARIWVDIGTSEPLLLDILINALTQLCSDYIGIKQVMFGGTEFGNWSENLTTEEVGYTTHKI; encoded by the exons ATGTATATCCTCCTCCAGTCCTGCTTACCTCCTCCACTAGCATCTCCTCCATCAATTTTCTGCAAAACGATACTCGCTTCTAGTCTTCGGATTCATAACCACTGTGCTTCCAGACTGTGCTCATATGTCACCCGATTGCGGGCCAAGAATTTGCAAACCCAGATTGAAATGAATGGTTTTGGTGGTGATCAGGATGGTGAAGCCGAGGATGATAATGGGGATAAGGACGAGTTAAATCCAAGGAGTGGAGGGGGATTTAAAGGTGGGGAAGACGAAGGAAAGGATTATGATAAAGACCCTGAGTTTGCTGATATTATTGGCTCTTATATCGATAACCCGGAAAAAGCGAGGTCCAAA TTGGAGGACAGATTGAGAAGGAAAAAgaacaaaatattgcatacaaaaaCTGGTTCCTCTAAGCCCATGCAAGTGAAATTTAATAA GTTTGATTTCTCAAATTCATATATATGGTTGGAGTTCTATAACACCCCGTTGGATAAAGACATTTCTCTGATCCGTGAT ACTATTCGTTCGTGGCACATTATTGGACGGCTTGGTGGATGCAATTCTATGAATATGCAA CTGTCACAATCTCCAATGGAGAAAAGACCGAGTTATGATGCTGTGCAAGGAGCTAATGTTACACCAACCACATTTTACAACATTGGAGACCTTGAAATTCAAGATAACCTAGCTCGAATTTG GGTGGATATCGGTACAAGTGAACCATTACTCTTGGATATTTTGATAAATGCATTGACACAATTATGCTCCGA CTATATCGGAATCAAGCAAGTGATGTTTGGTGGAACTGAATTTGGAAATTGGAGCGAGAACCTAACAACAGAGGAAGTGGGTTACACCACTCACAAGATTTAG